CAATTGGTTTTCTGATGCCCAGGCGCTGACCATGTAGATGGGGTTCTTTTCATGAAAGCTGTCTTTGGACCCTTTTATACACTTGCCGTCCAAGCTGATAACCTCTTTTGTGATATGCTCATCCTTTAAAGAATCAACCCATTTGATGAAAGCTTCTTCAAAAAGACGTGGACGTAAACTGGAAAACACCCTGTTAATCGTATCGTGTGAGGGGATACCGTTGGGCAGTTTGAGGAACGTTTTCAGGAATGAAAGTTTTGTCTTGCCGAAAAGTTCAATTGAATCCCACGATTCCGCCCCACAAATAACGGCGAGTATCGACAGGATTATGATGTCGGATAGCAGGTGTTTCTTGTTCCTGTTGATTCGGTGGTCGGGAATGCACTCAAAATACCGGTGCAAAGAAGTGGCTGGACTTGTCATGTCTTTTTTGAGGCAAAGATACGCATTTACATTGCCTCAAAACAACACAAGTTATTAACAACCAGACGGATAAATTGTTGATAACACTGTCTTTTCTGATTTTTTTATGCGTTGACCCTGTATGTTTCACTGCGAAATCATGTGCTTTCTGTTCTTTCTCCGGGTCGGCAGCGGCAAAGTCAACATTCTCGAGTGAAATGTATTTTTTGCCATGTAAAACAATATGGCCTAACTCATGAAAAAAGGTAAACCAGAACCTGTCGTTCTGTTTATAACGCGCCGTCAGTTGAATTAACGGATTGTCATTAATCCATCGTGTAGAACCGCTCAAAGGTACTTTAGGAAGTTTAGGTGTAAATAATAAAACCACTCCCGCCTGTAGACAAAGTTTTTGCAATTGCTTAAAGAAGTCCACAGGCTGTTCTACCATTAACTTGCGTATGGCAGGTATATTATTTTTTAGCTTCTTTACATTAAAAGCCGGGGCTTTAATTTGTTTTGCCTGTAACTCACCTTGTCGAAGCCAAGCCGAAATAGCATGTGGTTCGTGCATGTGTTTTAATGATGTATATGCAGCAACTTATATTAGCCCTCAAAAAAACCGAGCAGTAAAAAATAAAAGTTATTTTTACAACTGCTATGGAAAAGAGGAAGAATTTTACATCGAAAATCAAGGCTGAAATAGTTTTATCCTTGTTGCGTGGAGAGGATCCGGAGCTGCTTAGCCGTGAATACGGAGTTACTCTGGCTGATATCAACCTTTGGCGGGATCAATTTATCGAGAGTGGTACCGACGGGTTCAAGCGTAAACCCGACGATTCGAGGCTGGGTGCTGCCGAGCGTAAGATCGGGCAACTGCAGATGGAGCTCGAACTCACAAAAAAAAAGAACGAATTGGCAGCAAAACTAAAAAGGAAATAATCTCCATGCTGATAGAGGAACATTATCCATTAACCGGGAAACCATATCCGAAGCGTTTGATATTCAAGGTAGTCGGCTACAGCAGCAGCACCTGGTATGAAAACCCTACTCCCAAAACAGGGAAACGGGGCAGAAAACCCAAGCATAGCGATGAAGAGGTTTTACAGGAGATTAAGGAAGAAATTAAGAAGAGTACATTCAACGCTGAAGGTTATCTGAAAGTGAAAAACCGCATGGGTAAAAGGAAGATAAACGCTCTGGTAGCCGGCAAGGCACGTGTGAACCGCATCATGCGGGAAAACAACCTGCTGAGCCCCTACAGAAGGCCCGGGGAGACGAATAAGCGCGAACATGATGGTACTATAATCACGGATGCACCCAATGTCATGTGGGCCACTGATGGGAAGAAGTTCTGGATTGATGGGTCAGGTTGGCATTGGTTCTTTGGTGTGATCGATCACTTTAACGATGAGATTATCTCATGGCATATTGCAAGGAAAGGCAACCGTTTTGCCGCCATGGAGCCTGTTAGGGCCGCTGTACGGAAGACTTTCGGTTCGGTAGGTAAGGATGTGTGTAAAGGAATGAAGTTGCAATTAAGAAGCGACCATGGCTCGCAGTATGACTCTGCTGATTTTATGAATGAAATGAAATTCCTGGGATTGGAGATGTCCAAAGCGTTTGTACGGTCACCGCAATGCAACGGGATAATAGAGCGGTTTCACCGCACCCTGGAAGAACAGGTGTTGCAAACAGAAACATTTTCTTCTTTTGAGGAAGCTTATAACAGTATTAATCAATTTATTAATGATTACAACACGGATTGGATACTTCATAGACTGGAATACTGTTCACCTGTAGAATACAGGGAAAAGTACGCTGAAAACCAGCGAAAAGAAAATGATGACATACCATCGGGCAATAAGGATCCTGAGGTTCAGCTTGTCCTCATTTCAAGTGGCTCAATGCCACGAAGAAATGAAATAGCTCTTCAGGCAATGGTAAAAGGGGCAATTACTTACAGTAACACCCCTTCTATAAATCCTTCGGTATAATATATCACCATCGGATCAGCTTGTCCGATATAAAAGTAATAAAAAAGATTAAATACAATTAATGTGCTCGGTTATTACGGGCTAATACAGGGTCGATAATTTTATTTTTGCCGCCGGGCTAAAAGAAGGTAAATGGCGTGGCGGTTTTGGCTTTGACGACAGCGATATCTATAAGATACTGGAAGGAGCATCTTACACATACCAGTTGACCAAAGACCGGCATCTACGCTTATATATGGATACGTTGATTTCTTACATAGCCGGGGCACAGCTTCCTGACGGATACCTGTACACCGCATGGAACCTCAGGGCAAAAGATTATTCGGATGCTTATTGCCTGTATGAGAAAGACCGGTACGACAATTTGAAAGACAGCCATGAATTGTATAATGCCGGACATATGTATGAAGCGGCCGTCGCCCATTATCAGGCAACCGGTCAAACTAACTTCCTGGATATTGCCACGAAAAATGCCGATCATATCTATGATCTGTTTGGTCCCGGGAAAAGAGAAGCTGTGCCGGGACACCAGGAGATAGAGATAGGGTTGGTAAAACTCTATCGCGTAACCCGTAATCCAAAATATCTTGAGATGGCTAAATTGTTCCTCGACCGCAGGGGAAAGGGATTAGGTGCCGGAGCGCCCTACAGCCAGGATCATAAACCGGTCACGGAGCAGGAAGAGGCAGTCGGGCACGCTGTACGGGCTAATTATATGTATACCGCCATGACGGATATTGCTGCTTTGACGGGAGACCAGGAGTATGTCCGGGCAATCGATAAACTCTGGGAAAATGTAGTGAACAAAAAGATGTACCTGACCGGAGGTATGGGGGCGCTTTATCATGGGGAGGCATATGGGAAGAATTATGAACTTCCGAATATTTCTTATGCAGAAACCTGTGCCTCCATTGCCGGAGTTTATTGGAACCATCGCATGTTCCTGCTCCATGGCGACGCTAAATATATTGATGTGATGGAACGGATTATGTATAACGGATTAATTTCGGGTGTCTCCCTCGACGGCACAAAATTTTTCTATCCCAATGTGTTGTATGCTGACGGTAAACTTGATTTTAATCAAGGTAAGCCAGGGCGTTCGGAATGGTTTACCTGTTCCTGTTGCCCCACAAATATTGTCCGTTTCGTCTCTTCCGTTCCCGGCTATCTTTATGCTACCTGCGGGGACCAAATTTATGTGAATCTTTATATGGATAACACTGTAAATATCGAACTAAAGAAAACGGATATCCGGATTGAACAGCAAACGGATTATCCCTGGAATGGGACTGTCCGTACTATTATTTCTCCTTCACGCAAAACCCGGTTCACAGTGAACTTTCGTATTCCCGGTTGGACGCAGGGATCCCCTGTTCCCGGCGATTTATACACTTATACCAACAATACTCCGGCTAAACCGGTTATCACGATTAACGGAGTACAGGCAGATGTCGCTGTTGAAAAAGGATATGCAAAAATTGACCGCGAGTGGAAGAAGGGGGATATCGTTGAATTGGAATTCCTGATGGAAGTCAAAAAAGTTGTAGCAAATGAAAATGTTGAAGCCGATAACGGACGCATTGCCTTGGAATACGGACCACTGGTCTATTGTCTTGAAGAGCCTGACAATGGCCCTGTAGATCATATTTTGTTGGATAAAAATGCGAACTTTAAAGCTCATTTCCAGTCGGATATCTTAGGAGGGGTCACTGTGTTGGAAGGAGACGCTACAATCATCACGTTGAATGAAAACAAGGTGTCGGGTATGTCCCGTCCTGTGAAAGCGATTCCTTATTATGCATGGAACCATAGGGGTGATAAATCAATGGTTGTATGGATACCGTATAGGATGCAGGGCGTATCGATTCATCCATAACATTGTGGTATCGGATAAGGTCCCGGATGGAGGATCACATCCTCCATCCGAAATTCTGAGCAGACCACTAATTCACGAGATCGGCAATTGCCTGTCAAACGAAAAAGATAAATCTAAACAACTTAATCTGGACTGGCCTCCATTAATCAGCGGGTCTGGGGAGAATACCTGCTGCTTCGGGATTTCTTAAATAATAATTATCCATTAAATTGGCTTATTATAAATTACTGATGTTTCGCAGTTAAAAATGAAGTTGATAATCAGAGGATAAGAGATAAAAAAAGCAGCATATTTTAGCTAATATATCATTGAAAATGATTATCTTAGCGATGGAAACCAAACCATTAAAATATGCTGCAGGACAAAGATATTAAAAAGATTCAAGAGTTGAAAGCGGACTTTACCCCCGGCAGGGTTTCCGCGGAAGATATTTTTAGCCGCTTCAAGGCGTTGAAGCTAAGCGAAGGTCTTTCTGAGTTCAAATGGTTCAAGACCCGGGGATATGATTTTAAAATGGTCCTGGCCCTGCTGGTCTCCATGGTGGTCAGTTCAGACAAGACGGTCAACTCCTATCTGAACAGCCCCACAGGTGAAGGTTCCACCATGGGCAAGGATGTGTTCTATCGCCTGAAGAACAGTCCCTTTATATGCTGGCGGATGCTTATGTGGCATCTTGTGCATCGTTTTCTGACGGTGACGTCCAAAGATAGTGATGTAGATGATACCTCATCCCGTTACCTGATCTTCGATGACACCACCCTGTCTAAAACCGGGAAGCGTATAGAGAAGATCGGGAAGGTATGGGATCATGTAACAAACAGCTACGTGCTTGGATTCAAGCTGTTGGTGATGATGTACTGGGACGGTAAGTCCTCCATACCACTGGATTTCAGTCTTCACCGGGAGAAAGGGAAGAATCAGGAACGCCCCTTTGGGATGAGCAAAAAGCAGATCCGCAAGCAATACAGTTGCAAGCGTATCAAGGACTCGTATACCGCTAAACGTGTGGAAGAAGTGGACACGAACAAGATCCAGATGGTCCTGCGGATGTTTTTCACGGCCATCTATCGCGGGCTTCGTGTTGATTACGTCCTGGTAGACAGCTGGTTTACTTGCGATGCGTTGATACAGGCTATCCGGGGTGTGAAGGACAAGGAAGTTCACCTGATCGGGATGTACAAGTTTGCAAAGACTAAGTTTGAGTACCAGGGTAAGAGCCTGACCCACGCCCAGATCAATAACATGCTGGGCAAAGCCAGGCGCTGCCGTTCCCTGGGTTACCAGTACAAACAGGCCAAAGTGCTGTACCAAGGTGTTGAGATCTGTCTTTTCTTTAGTCGTCGGGGCAAAAGTGACAAATGGAAGGTTTTGTTGACCACGGACACAAAACTGACGTTCAAGAGATTGATCGGGCATTACCAGGTAAGATGGGTTGTGGAGGTGTTCAATCGAGAATCGAAGCAATTGTTGAACCTGGGAAGATGTCAATCCAGTAACTTTGACGCCCAGGTAGCAGAAACGACCATCAGCATGATAGCCTACCTGTTATTGACACTGCGTTTCCGGTACGATAACTACGAGTCGAAAGGGGCACTCTATCGGTCAATGAACGCCGATGTGCTCAGGGAAACACTCGACAGACGGCTATGGGGGCTGTTCATCGAGTTAGTCTGCTCAGTATGCGAGGTATTGGAGATGGATGCCGATGATTTACTTGAAAAAATGTTGGCCAATCCAAAAGCAGAATCCATGATCATTGCACTGTGTTGTTCGGTGATGGTTAAGGACGATTGAGAAATTGTAAAATATAAAGTGTTACAGTCCAGATATATAGATAATAATGTATTTCCCTTCTATTTCTTTGTCAATGGTTTGAGGGAAGTGCGAAACATGAGTAAATTAGATTGCCTTAGAGATTCCTGATAAATTACATCTGTTCTTATTTTTCATTGTTACACTATTTTATTAGCGAAAAGAAATTGCAGCTTATGGGAGTTCATAGCAACCGTTGTAATTTTTCATTAAGTTCTTCCCTCGTAATCGAAGGGTCTTCATTATTCCTTATTTTTGATAAAACGAGTTCCCCGATTTCCTGCGCTGATTTTTCATCAGGGAAGGGTTGATTCCATTTGATGCATGGCATGTAGGGTTGTAATATGATCACTTTCTCTTTTTTGTTTATCTGATATCCCCAACCATCACCTGATTTAAATGTCCTTACACTATAGATATCCGC
This window of the Proteiniphilum saccharofermentans genome carries:
- a CDS encoding ImmA/IrrE family metallo-endopeptidase, translating into MHEPHAISAWLRQGELQAKQIKAPAFNVKKLKNNIPAIRKLMVEQPVDFFKQLQKLCLQAGVVLLFTPKLPKVPLSGSTRWINDNPLIQLTARYKQNDRFWFTFFHELGHIVLHGKKYISLENVDFAAADPEKEQKAHDFAVKHTGSTHKKIRKDSVINNLSVWLLITCVVLRQCKCVSLPQKRHDKSSHFFAPVF
- a CDS encoding integrase core domain-containing protein; translation: MLIEEHYPLTGKPYPKRLIFKVVGYSSSTWYENPTPKTGKRGRKPKHSDEEVLQEIKEEIKKSTFNAEGYLKVKNRMGKRKINALVAGKARVNRIMRENNLLSPYRRPGETNKREHDGTIITDAPNVMWATDGKKFWIDGSGWHWFFGVIDHFNDEIISWHIARKGNRFAAMEPVRAAVRKTFGSVGKDVCKGMKLQLRSDHGSQYDSADFMNEMKFLGLEMSKAFVRSPQCNGIIERFHRTLEEQVLQTETFSSFEEAYNSINQFINDYNTDWILHRLEYCSPVEYREKYAENQRKENDDIPSGNKDPEVQLVLISSGSMPRRNEIALQAMVKGAITYSNTPSINPSV
- a CDS encoding glycoside hydrolase family 127 protein, yielding MEGASYTYQLTKDRHLRLYMDTLISYIAGAQLPDGYLYTAWNLRAKDYSDAYCLYEKDRYDNLKDSHELYNAGHMYEAAVAHYQATGQTNFLDIATKNADHIYDLFGPGKREAVPGHQEIEIGLVKLYRVTRNPKYLEMAKLFLDRRGKGLGAGAPYSQDHKPVTEQEEAVGHAVRANYMYTAMTDIAALTGDQEYVRAIDKLWENVVNKKMYLTGGMGALYHGEAYGKNYELPNISYAETCASIAGVYWNHRMFLLHGDAKYIDVMERIMYNGLISGVSLDGTKFFYPNVLYADGKLDFNQGKPGRSEWFTCSCCPTNIVRFVSSVPGYLYATCGDQIYVNLYMDNTVNIELKKTDIRIEQQTDYPWNGTVRTIISPSRKTRFTVNFRIPGWTQGSPVPGDLYTYTNNTPAKPVITINGVQADVAVEKGYAKIDREWKKGDIVELEFLMEVKKVVANENVEADNGRIALEYGPLVYCLEEPDNGPVDHILLDKNANFKAHFQSDILGGVTVLEGDATIITLNENKVSGMSRPVKAIPYYAWNHRGDKSMVVWIPYRMQGVSIHP
- a CDS encoding IS4 family transposase is translated as MLQDKDIKKIQELKADFTPGRVSAEDIFSRFKALKLSEGLSEFKWFKTRGYDFKMVLALLVSMVVSSDKTVNSYLNSPTGEGSTMGKDVFYRLKNSPFICWRMLMWHLVHRFLTVTSKDSDVDDTSSRYLIFDDTTLSKTGKRIEKIGKVWDHVTNSYVLGFKLLVMMYWDGKSSIPLDFSLHREKGKNQERPFGMSKKQIRKQYSCKRIKDSYTAKRVEEVDTNKIQMVLRMFFTAIYRGLRVDYVLVDSWFTCDALIQAIRGVKDKEVHLIGMYKFAKTKFEYQGKSLTHAQINNMLGKARRCRSLGYQYKQAKVLYQGVEICLFFSRRGKSDKWKVLLTTDTKLTFKRLIGHYQVRWVVEVFNRESKQLLNLGRCQSSNFDAQVAETTISMIAYLLLTLRFRYDNYESKGALYRSMNADVLRETLDRRLWGLFIELVCSVCEVLEMDADDLLEKMLANPKAESMIIALCCSVMVKDD
- a CDS encoding DUF4907 domain-containing protein; the protein is MTKRILALLLLFVTSIILLIYFLFTLSGENKNADIYSVRTFKSGDGWGYQINKKEKVIILQPYMPCIKWNQPFPDEKSAQEIGELVLSKIRNNEDPSITREELNEKLQRLL